A stretch of DNA from Candidatus Cloacimonadota bacterium:
AATGTCGAAGGAAGAAATTTTCTCAATTTTGGTAAGTATTATAAAAAGTAGAGTAAAATCTATTTATGAAATTGTTGTTTTTGGTAGTTATGCGAAAGGTATCCAAAATATTGAGAGCGATGTTGATATCGCCATAATCATCCAGAATAAAATATCAAGAAAGATGAAATTAAAATTATTGAATGATTTATGGCTTGAAACTGCAAAAGTTGGTTTAGATGTTGATTTGATCATAAAAACTTTGGATGATTATCGAAAAGAACAGAAAATTTTCGGAACAATTGCTAATAATATTTTCAATGAAGGTAATTCCTTATGGAAAATGAAATTGACTTAATCGAAAAATGGAAAATCAAAGCAGACCATGATCTGAAAATTGTTGAACAAGGCTTGAAAAATGATTATATAGTTACGGATGTACTTTGTTTTCATTGTCAGCAGGCTGCTGAAAAATTCTTGAAAATGTTTCTTGTACGCCATAAAATAAAATTCGCAAAAATTCATAATATTGCTGTATTATTGGAAAAATGTAAAACGATTGATAAAACTTTTATGGAGTTGGATAATACTATTTATCTGACTAATTATACTGTTCAGTTAAGATATCCCGATGATTTTTATATTCCGGATGTTCAAGAAACAAAAGACGCCTATCAGGATGCAATAAGAGTAAAAAAATTGTATTAGAAAGAATTGATTTAAATATAAGGAATTAATTATGAATTGTCCAAACCAGGAGAAGAATCAACAATCCTGCAATTGCTCGTATCCTTGCGGGAAAAAAGGAATTTGCTGCGAATGTATCAGTTATCACAGATCGAGAAGAGAACTGCCTGCCTGCTATTTTTCAAATGATGCGGAAAGAACTTATGATCGCTCGATCTCGTATTTTATTGAATTGAATTCGTGAGTGATGAAATTAATAGATCATTAAGGAGGTTTTCATGAGTTCATTACAATCTTATCTTTTAGATTTAACACAAGATATTCCTTTAAAATATCTTAAGGAAATTATCGATTATGCTGAATTTATAAAACAAAAAGTAAAAAATGAAAAAATGAGTGATACGGAATATCTTAACAGTATTCCGGGGATGACGGATTCTATTATCAAGGCTTCCAAAACAGATTTGAA
This window harbors:
- a CDS encoding nucleotidyltransferase domain-containing protein, whose product is MSKEEIFSILVSIIKSRVKSIYEIVVFGSYAKGIQNIESDVDIAIIIQNKISRKMKLKLLNDLWLETAKVGLDVDLIIKTLDDYRKEQKIFGTIANNIFNEGNSLWKMKLT
- a CDS encoding HEPN domain-containing protein, whose translation is MENEIDLIEKWKIKADHDLKIVEQGLKNDYIVTDVLCFHCQQAAEKFLKMFLVRHKIKFAKIHNIAVLLEKCKTIDKTFMELDNTIYLTNYTVQLRYPDDFYIPDVQETKDAYQDAIRVKKLY